The Glycine soja cultivar W05 chromosome 3, ASM419377v2, whole genome shotgun sequence genome window below encodes:
- the LOC114407838 gene encoding pyruvate dehydrogenase E1 component subunit alpha-3, chloroplastic-like codes for MSLSVPKLVQPLPLQHHRSNSTLFLGSTHKFRFISPIKLNAPRSNSTVVSVSNLVKNNKPKSTTNLLITKGEGLQLYEDMVLGRSFEDMCAQMYYRGKMFGFVHLYNGQEAVSTGFINFLKKEDCVVSTYRDHVHALSKGVPARAVMSELFGKATGCSRGQGGSMHMFSKEHNLIGGFAFIAEGIPVATGAAFSSKYRREVLKEADCDHVTLAFFGDGTCNNGQFYECLNMAALWKLPIVFVVENNLWAIGMSHLRATSDPQIWKKGPAFGMPGVHVDGMDVLKVREVAKEAIERARRGEGPTLVECETYRFRGHSLADPDELRDPAEKAHYAGRDPISALKKYMIENKLASEQELKTIEKKIEEIVEDAVEFADESPHPPRSQLLENVFADPKGFGIGPDGKYRCEDPKFTQGTAHV; via the exons ATGTCTCTCTCCGTACCCAAGTTGGTTCAGCCTCTTCCTCTCCAACATCACAGATCCAATAGCACCCTCTTCCTTGGATCCACTCATAAGTTTCGCTTCATTTCCCCCATTAAGCTCAATGCTCCTCGCTCTAATTCCACTGTTGTATCTGTCTCCAATCTTGTCAAGAACAACAAGCCCAAATCAACCACCAATCTG CTTATTACGAAAGGGGAAGGCTTGCAGCTCTATGAAGACATGGTATTAGGCAGGTCCTTTGAAGACATGTGTGCCCAGATGTATTATAGAGGCAaaatgtttggttttgttcACTTGTACAATGGCCAAGAAGCTGTGTCAACTGGATTCATCAACTTTCTCAAGAAAGAAGATTGTGTAGTGAGCACATACCGGGACCATGTTCATGCACTGAGTAAGGGGGTCCCGGCACGTGCTGTAATGAGTGAGCTCTTTGGGAAGGCCACAGGATGCTCCCGAGGTCAAGGTGGATCTATGCATATGTTCTCAAAGGAGCATAATTTGATTGGTGGGTTTGCTTTCATTGCTGAAGGAATCCCTGTGGCCACTGGAGCAGCATTTTCCAGCAAGTATAGAAGGGAGGTGTTGAAAGAGGCAGATTGTGATCATGTGACATTGGCCTTTTTTGGAGATGGAACATGTAACAATGGACAGTTCTATGAATGCCTAAACATGGCAGCTTTATGGAAATTGCCAATTGTGTTTGTGGTGGAAAACAATCTGTGGGCTATTGGGATGTCACATCTCAGGGCAACTTCAGATCCTCAGATATGGAAGAAAGGTCCGGCATTTGGAATGCCTGGGGTTCATGTTGATGGTATGGATGTTTTGAAGGTCAGAGAGGTGGCAAAGGAGGCTATTGAAAGAGCCAGGCGAGGAGAGGGACCGACTTTAGTAGAATGCGAGACCTATAGATTTAGAGGACATTCATTGGCTGATCCTGATGAGCTTCGTGACCCTG CTGAGAAGGCGCATTATGCCGGTAGGGATCCCATCTCTGCACTGAAGAAATACATGATTGAGAACAAATTAGCCAGTGAACAAGAGTTGAAGACCATAGAGAAGAAGATAGAGGAGATTGTTGAGGATGCTGTTGAGTTTGCGGATGAGAGCCCTCATCCACCCCGCAGCCAGCTTCTAGAGAATGTCTTTGCTGATCCAAAAGGTTTTGGAATTGGACCCGATGGCAAGTACAGATGTGAGGACCCAAAATTCACCCAAGGCACGGCGCATGTCTAA